In Chitinophaga nivalis, a single genomic region encodes these proteins:
- a CDS encoding Ig-like domain-containing protein, translating to MKTHLTRIICVTFMLLISIQMSGQVKSFSLGTTQTLLQQLKQPAAKVIQHQQVSGVQLQVSPSSTLFAKINVRKPEGSDSEQLIGEIAGVPQSSVYIRIAGKTLNGNIVFRQTKKAYKYYSDSNGNAYVKEVDINEVLCIDYVPGPDGAGNSTIKGTRAAIDPNLLKLESFPGANGCILLDFDGQYVSGTPWNNGNPINAQPSVLTDPQIQEAWELIAEDYKPFHVNVTTNETVFNTYAKNRRIRCIFTPTNTAAPGAGGVAYLESFSWNDDTPCWVFNSGVKGAGDAGTHEAGHTLGLNHDGRTSPSEAYYAGHGNWAPIMGVSYYKPVGQWSKGEYANANNKENDLAIITSALYGLGYRTDDYGNTTSTASPLTISGTGTVNTTGLIERTGDIDAFSFSTAGGNVTININPAPRHPDLDVLATLYNSSGTVVTTANPADLAATITTNLAAGNYVLTITGTGAGNPSTDGYSNYGSLGPYTITGTIPRGNGNQSPVVSITAPTTGSSYTAPANIAIQATASDPDGTIASVEFLNGSTSLSTVSVAPYNFNWNNVPVGSYTLTAVATDDKGAKTTSAPVTVTVTTTGGNQSPTVSITSPANNATFTAPATVTIQADAADPDGSVYSVQFFYGSSSLGTAYTAPYSVTWNNAPAGDYTLTAKATDNQGAITTSSPVAIKVTSGGGTCAGVAAYQTYPKIYYKGDRAVYNNTLYECLVDGIYNVTPGTAWWWWNSLGPCSGSTVANASKALADSHQDKLFVYPNPVTGAELLLQVSGEHGEQLLIEVRDIKGNQAILRQTQVITDKGATQNIRIDVSKVPAGTWLISTTNQRTGKVRTTKIIRL from the coding sequence ATGAAAACACATTTAACACGTATTATCTGCGTGACATTTATGCTATTAATCAGTATACAGATGTCCGGGCAGGTCAAATCGTTCTCTCTCGGCACTACCCAGACCCTATTGCAACAATTAAAACAACCGGCAGCCAAAGTTATCCAACATCAACAGGTATCCGGTGTTCAGTTACAGGTTTCCCCCTCTTCTACGCTTTTTGCCAAAATAAATGTACGTAAGCCGGAAGGCAGCGACAGCGAACAGCTGATCGGTGAAATTGCCGGTGTACCCCAGTCTTCCGTTTACATCCGGATTGCCGGCAAAACACTGAATGGTAATATTGTTTTCCGACAGACAAAAAAAGCGTATAAATACTATTCCGACAGTAACGGCAACGCCTATGTGAAAGAAGTCGATATCAATGAAGTATTGTGTATTGACTATGTTCCCGGTCCGGATGGAGCTGGCAACAGCACTATCAAAGGTACCCGTGCCGCCATTGATCCGAACCTGTTAAAACTGGAAAGTTTTCCGGGCGCTAATGGCTGTATCCTGCTTGACTTTGACGGACAATATGTTTCCGGTACTCCCTGGAATAACGGGAACCCCATCAATGCGCAGCCATCCGTACTGACAGATCCACAGATACAGGAAGCATGGGAACTGATCGCCGAAGACTACAAACCTTTCCATGTAAATGTAACTACCAACGAAACGGTTTTCAACACTTATGCCAAGAACCGTCGGATACGTTGCATTTTCACGCCTACCAATACCGCTGCTCCCGGCGCCGGTGGTGTAGCCTATCTGGAGTCTTTCAGCTGGAATGATGATACCCCCTGCTGGGTATTCAACAGTGGTGTAAAAGGTGCAGGTGATGCCGGCACCCATGAAGCAGGTCACACCCTGGGTCTCAACCACGATGGCAGAACCAGTCCTTCTGAAGCATATTATGCCGGTCATGGTAACTGGGCGCCTATCATGGGCGTAAGTTATTACAAACCGGTCGGCCAATGGAGCAAGGGCGAATATGCCAATGCAAACAATAAAGAAAACGATCTGGCGATTATCACCAGTGCGCTCTATGGCCTGGGATATCGTACGGATGATTACGGCAACACCACCAGTACCGCCTCTCCGCTCACCATCAGCGGTACCGGCACAGTAAATACCACTGGGCTGATAGAACGTACCGGTGATATTGATGCGTTTTCTTTCAGCACTGCCGGCGGTAATGTAACGATTAACATTAACCCGGCGCCCCGGCATCCGGACCTGGATGTACTGGCTACCTTGTACAATAGTAGTGGCACAGTGGTAACTACCGCCAACCCGGCTGATCTTGCAGCCACGATTACTACTAACCTGGCCGCCGGTAATTATGTATTAACCATTACCGGTACCGGTGCGGGCAACCCTTCTACCGATGGTTATTCCAATTATGGATCACTCGGGCCCTACACCATTACCGGTACTATTCCGCGGGGAAATGGCAACCAATCACCGGTTGTTAGTATCACCGCTCCGACTACCGGCAGTTCCTATACTGCGCCGGCCAATATTGCCATACAGGCGACTGCCTCAGATCCGGATGGTACGATTGCCAGTGTGGAATTCCTGAATGGCAGCACTTCACTGAGTACTGTTTCAGTGGCTCCATACAATTTCAACTGGAACAATGTACCTGTTGGCAGCTATACGCTTACAGCGGTTGCTACGGATGATAAAGGCGCCAAAACCACCTCTGCTCCTGTAACCGTAACCGTCACTACAACCGGTGGTAATCAGTCTCCGACTGTTAGTATTACTTCACCTGCCAATAATGCTACCTTCACGGCACCCGCCACGGTTACCATTCAGGCCGATGCAGCCGATCCGGATGGTAGTGTTTATAGCGTGCAATTCTTCTACGGCAGTTCTTCCTTAGGCACCGCTTACACGGCTCCTTACAGTGTTACCTGGAACAATGCACCGGCCGGCGATTACACGCTTACCGCCAAAGCAACCGATAACCAGGGCGCCATCACCACATCTTCACCAGTAGCCATTAAAGTTACCTCTGGTGGTGGTACCTGCGCAGGTGTAGCCGCTTATCAAACTTATCCGAAGATCTATTACAAAGGTGACCGGGCAGTCTATAACAACACGCTGTATGAATGCCTGGTAGATGGTATCTATAATGTTACCCCTGGTACCGCCTGGTGGTGGTGGAATTCATTAGGCCCCTGCTCCGGCAGTACCGTTGCCAATGCCAGCAAAGCATTAGCAGATTCCCATCAGGACAAACTGTTCGTATATCCGAATCCGGTAACAGGTGCTGAACTGTTGTTACAGGTATCCGGCGAACACGGCGAACAGCTGCTCATAGAAGTACGGGATATCAAAGGTAATCAGGCGATTCTTCGTCAGACACAGGTAATTACTGACAAAGGTGCTACGCAAAATATCCGCATCGATGTCAGCAAAGTACCTGCTGGTACCTGGCTGATCAGCACGACCAATCAACGAACCGGCAAAGTGCGTACGACCAAAATTATCCGCTTATAA
- a CDS encoding RNA polymerase sigma factor, translating to MKRDMDPFLAVIAAHKGIIYKVANLYCRDEENRKDLIQEILIQLWLSFPKYNEQYKLSTWMYRIALNVAISFYRKENSRHPINHPLPEQVLYLQEEQGGGNRDTDLDHLHRFIKELKEIDRAVIILYLEKNSQQEISKILGLTATNVATKVARIKQQLQQKFSGLST from the coding sequence TTGAAAAGAGATATGGATCCCTTTCTGGCCGTTATAGCGGCACATAAAGGCATTATTTATAAGGTGGCTAATCTGTACTGCCGGGATGAGGAAAACAGGAAGGATCTTATTCAGGAAATCCTGATCCAGCTATGGTTGTCATTCCCTAAATATAATGAACAGTATAAGTTGTCCACCTGGATGTACAGAATAGCTTTAAACGTAGCGATTTCATTTTATAGAAAAGAAAATAGCCGGCATCCCATTAATCACCCGTTACCTGAACAGGTATTGTATCTGCAGGAAGAACAGGGGGGCGGTAACAGGGATACGGACCTGGACCACCTGCATCGGTTTATAAAAGAACTGAAGGAAATAGACCGGGCGGTGATTATACTCTATCTGGAAAAAAACAGTCAACAGGAAATCAGTAAAATACTGGGATTAACGGCTACGAATGTCGCTACCAAAGTCGCCAGAATCAAGCAACAGTTGCAACAAAAATTTTCAGGTCTAAGCACTTAA
- a CDS encoding helix-turn-helix domain-containing protein, translated as MKESRPETITTAYFALLDQHLAALVAGEAIHMLTLSEMAAALHISAKHLSQTIRLTKGRHPCYFYDNKILEVSRQLLLETDWPVATIADRLTYDPSNFNKFFKKYTGETPGQFRQKHRPASSGKIPKSSP; from the coding sequence ATGAAAGAAAGTCGCCCGGAAACCATTACCACTGCCTATTTTGCACTGCTCGACCAACACCTGGCTGCCCTCGTGGCCGGAGAAGCGATTCACATGCTTACCCTCAGCGAAATGGCCGCTGCCCTCCATATCTCCGCCAAACACCTCAGTCAGACCATCCGGTTAACAAAAGGCCGGCATCCTTGTTATTTCTATGACAACAAAATTCTGGAGGTATCGCGTCAACTATTACTGGAAACAGACTGGCCCGTTGCCACCATCGCAGACCGCCTGACTTACGATCCTTCCAATTTCAATAAATTCTTTAAAAAATATACCGGTGAAACACCCGGTCAGTTCAGACAAAAACATCGGCCGGCATCTTCCGGAAAAATTCCGAAAAGTTCACCATAA
- a CDS encoding SDR family oxidoreductase has translation MSGNNLKDKVVLIAGGGKNLGGLLSRNLASKGAKVFIHYNSSATKADAEKTLADIKAAGGTATLFQADLTKVAHIKDLFDQAKSTYGHIDIAINTVGKVLKKPFVDTTEAEYDSMFDINSKVAYFFIQEAGKQLNDKGKICTIVTSLLAAFTGYYSTYEGGKAPVEHFTRAASKEFGPRGISVTAVAPGPMDTPFFYGQESDDAVAYHKSASALGGLTDIKDIAPLVEFLVTDGWWITGQTIFANGGYTTR, from the coding sequence ATGTCCGGAAACAACTTAAAGGATAAGGTAGTGCTGATAGCCGGAGGCGGCAAAAATCTGGGAGGATTACTCAGCCGAAACCTCGCCTCCAAAGGAGCAAAGGTTTTTATTCACTACAACAGCAGCGCTACGAAAGCAGATGCAGAGAAAACACTGGCGGATATTAAAGCAGCGGGAGGTACAGCCACACTTTTCCAGGCCGACCTGACCAAGGTTGCTCATATCAAAGACTTATTTGATCAGGCAAAATCTACCTATGGGCATATTGATATCGCCATCAACACAGTAGGCAAAGTGTTGAAAAAACCTTTTGTAGATACCACGGAAGCTGAATACGACAGTATGTTCGACATCAATTCCAAAGTGGCTTACTTTTTCATACAGGAAGCAGGGAAACAACTGAACGACAAAGGAAAGATATGCACGATTGTGACCTCACTGCTGGCGGCATTTACCGGCTACTACTCCACCTATGAAGGAGGCAAAGCGCCGGTGGAACACTTTACCCGTGCGGCATCCAAAGAATTTGGTCCCCGTGGAATTTCTGTAACGGCCGTGGCGCCCGGCCCGATGGATACGCCTTTCTTTTACGGCCAGGAAAGCGATGATGCCGTTGCTTATCACAAATCGGCATCTGCCCTCGGCGGCCTTACAGATATAAAGGATATTGCGCCACTGGTAGAATTTCTGGTAACAGATGGCTGGTGGATCACCGGACAAACCATCTTCGCCAACGGCGGTTATACCACCCGATAA